Below is a genomic region from Planctomycetota bacterium.
GGGCACGGCGACGGCCAGCTACCAGGTCGAGGGCGGAGCGAGCGAGGACGGCCGCGGGCCGAGCATCTGGGACACTTTCTGCCGCACGCCCGGCAAGGTCAAGCACGGCCATACCGGCGACGTGGCGAGCGACCAGTTCCACCGCTACGCCGAGGACGTGGCGCTGATGCGCGATCTGGGCGTGGGCGCCTACCGTTTCTCGCTCGCCTGGCCCCGCATCTTTCCCGCCGGGGTCGGCGCCCAGAACCCCAAGGGCTTCGACTACTACCACCGCCTGATTGACGCGCTGCTCGGCGCCGGCATCCGCCCCGCCGTGACGCTCTACCACTGGGACCTGCCCCAGCCGCTCGAGGACGCCGGCGGCTGGCCCGCCCGCGACACGGCGAAGCACTTCGCCGACTACGCCGCCGCCTGCTTCGCCGCGCTGGGCGACAAAGTGGACTTCTGGATCACCCTCAACGAGCCCTGGTGCTCGGCCGTGCTTGGCTACGAGATCGGCGTTCACGCCCCCGGCCGCACCGACCGCGCGGCCTGCCATCGCGCGGCCCACCACCTCAACCTCGGCCACGGCCTCGCCGTCCAGGCCTTCCGCGCCGGCGGCGGCAAGGGGGAGATCGGCACCACCCTGAACCTGGCCGCCACACGCCCCGCCACCCGCCGCGAGGAGGACGTGCTGGCCGCCGACCGCGCGCGACAAGGGCTCGCGCCTCTTCCTCGACCCGCTCTTCGGCGGCGACTACCCGCAACGCCTGCTCGACGCCTACCCCGACGCCCCGCTGCCCGTCGAGGAGGGCGACCTGGAGATCATCGCCCAGCCCCTCGACTTCCTGGGCATCAACATGTACTCCGAGAGCGCCGTGCGCCACGACCCCAACCACCCCGAGCAGTTCGCCTACGTACCCTCCCCCTATCCGCAGACCGACATGGGGTGGGACATCACGCCCCTGGGCATCTACCGCCTGCTGCGGTGGGTGGATGCCGAGTACGGGCAGCCGACCCTCTACATCACCGAGAACGGCTGCGCCATGCCCGACGTGCTGAGCGCCGACGGCACCCGTTGCCACGATCCGGGCCGGGTGGACTTCCTGCGCCGCTACATCGGCGCCTGCGGCGAGGCCCTGCGCGACGGGGTGGACCTGCGCGGCTACTTCGTGTGGTCGCTCATAGACAACTTCGAGTGGAGTTTCGGCTACACGAAGCGCTTCGGCCTCGTCTACTGCGACTACGGCGACTGCCGCCGCGTGCCGAAGGACAGCTTCTACTACTACCGCGAGGTGATCGCGGGGAACGAGGGTTTCGGCGCCCTCTGACGGGTTGGCGCGAGGTGAAGCGTTGACGAAGATCGTGCCTCTTGCCTACCTGGTGGCAGCCATCGGCGCCGCCGTGGCGCTCGACTGGCTGTGGCCCGTGGCGAGCCTCATCGCGTCGCCGTGGAACCTGCTGGGTCTGGCACCCGTGGCGGCGGGCCTGGCGCTCGTGGGCGGGGCGGTGCGGTCGCTGCACCGGCATCACACCACGGTGAAGCCGCGCGGCCGGCCCAAGGCGCTCGTGACCACGGGCGTCTTCGCCATCAGCAGGAACCCCATCTACCTGGGCTTCGTGCTGTGCCTGGCGGGCGCGGCCGTGCTGCTCGGCTCGCTCGCGCCCTGGGGCGTCGTCATCGCCTTCGCGGTGTTCCTGGACGCCGTGTTCGTGCGGTACGAGGAGGGGCGGCTGGCGGACGCCTTCGGCGAGGCGTGGGCGGAGTACCGGCGCAAGGTGCGGCGCTGGGTGTGAGGGGGCCTGTCCTGCCCTGCCCTGGCCGGGCCGGCGTTCGCGGGATGGGGACGCCGGGGAACTACTCGGTTGCGCCCTTCTGCTGGAGGAAGTCGGCCAGCTCGCGGTGCCGCATGTGGCGCGCGCGGGCCAGCGGCGTGCGGCCGTGGAGGTCCTTGGCGTTGATGTCGGCGCCCTTGGCCAGCAGAAGCTCGACCACGGCCTGGTGGTTGTAGACGACGGCGCGGTGGAGCGGCGTTTCCTCGTA
It encodes:
- a CDS encoding isoprenylcysteine carboxylmethyltransferase family protein produces the protein MTKIVPLAYLVAAIGAAVALDWLWPVASLIASPWNLLGLAPVAAGLALVGGAVRSLHRHHTTVKPRGRPKALVTTGVFAISRNPIYLGFVLCLAGAAVLLGSLAPWGVVIAFAVFLDAVFVRYEEGRLADAFGEAWAEYRRKVRRWV